The following are encoded together in the Microbacterium hatanonis genome:
- a CDS encoding flavin monoamine oxidase family protein, which produces MTEITRDVVIVGAGAAGLTAANELRKAGLSVAVLEARDRVGGRLWTDVIDGAMLELGGQWVSPDQDALIETVADLGLETFSRYREGESVYVGPDGVAHRFTGEMFPVSADTERTIAEITERLDAMVAEIDPDRPWAHEKAAEWDAVSWDAWLRAQTDDDEAVRNLAFATGSAMLTKPTHSFSLLASLLMAASAGSYSHLVDADFILDKRVVGGLQQVPLLLAERLGDDVFLGQPVRTLEWDASTSSATGGGVTAVADGMTVRARHAILALAPVLYPRISFVPPLPRLQHQMHQHLSMGFVIKVHAVYETPFWRDKGLSGTAFSPYELSHEAYDNSNHGDERGTLVGFVSDRTADDLFRLSAEERKERILESLSHYYGEEAKSPVVYYESDWGTEEWTRGAYAASFDIGGLARYGEYLREPVGPIHFACSDIAGPGYQHVDGAIRMGRHAASEILTTRSETAESEPGA; this is translated from the coding sequence ATGACCGAGATCACCAGAGACGTCGTCATCGTCGGCGCGGGGGCCGCGGGCCTGACCGCCGCGAACGAGCTGCGCAAGGCCGGGCTGTCGGTCGCCGTGCTCGAGGCGCGCGACCGTGTCGGCGGGCGGCTGTGGACCGACGTCATCGACGGCGCGATGCTCGAGCTCGGCGGGCAGTGGGTCTCGCCCGACCAGGACGCCCTCATCGAGACCGTCGCCGACCTCGGGCTCGAGACCTTCAGCCGCTACCGCGAAGGGGAGAGCGTCTACGTCGGCCCCGACGGGGTCGCCCACCGCTTCACGGGAGAGATGTTCCCGGTCAGCGCCGACACCGAGCGCACCATCGCCGAGATCACCGAGCGCCTCGACGCGATGGTCGCGGAGATCGACCCCGATCGGCCGTGGGCGCACGAGAAGGCCGCCGAGTGGGACGCCGTGTCGTGGGACGCCTGGCTGCGTGCGCAGACCGACGACGACGAGGCGGTGCGCAACCTGGCGTTCGCGACCGGCTCGGCCATGCTGACCAAGCCCACGCACTCGTTCTCTCTGCTGGCGTCGCTGCTCATGGCGGCATCGGCCGGCTCGTACTCCCACCTCGTCGACGCCGACTTCATCCTCGACAAGCGGGTCGTCGGCGGGCTTCAGCAGGTGCCGCTCCTCCTCGCGGAGCGACTGGGCGACGACGTCTTCCTGGGGCAGCCGGTCCGCACCCTGGAGTGGGACGCTTCGACGAGCTCAGCGACCGGGGGAGGCGTCACCGCCGTCGCCGACGGTATGACCGTGCGGGCCCGCCACGCGATCCTGGCGCTCGCGCCGGTGCTCTACCCGCGCATCTCGTTCGTCCCTCCGCTCCCGCGTCTGCAGCACCAGATGCACCAGCACCTCTCGATGGGGTTCGTCATCAAGGTGCACGCGGTGTACGAGACGCCGTTCTGGCGCGACAAGGGCCTGTCGGGCACCGCGTTCAGCCCGTACGAGCTGTCGCACGAGGCCTACGACAACAGCAACCATGGCGATGAGCGCGGCACACTGGTCGGCTTCGTCTCCGACCGCACCGCCGACGACCTGTTCCGCCTCTCCGCGGAGGAGCGCAAGGAGCGCATCCTCGAATCGCTCTCGCACTATTACGGCGAAGAGGCGAAGAGCCCGGTGGTCTACTACGAGAGCGACTGGGGCACCGAGGAGTGGACCCGCGGGGCCTACGCCGCGAGCTTCGACATCGGCGGACTCGCCCGCTACGGCGAATACCTGCGCGAGCCGGTCGGTCCGATCCACTTCGCGTGCAGCGACATCGCCGGCCCCGGCTACCAGCACGTCGACGGGGCGATCCGCATGGGGCGGCACGCCGCATCCGAGATCCTGACCACGCGATCCGAGACCGCCGAGAGCGAGCCGGGCGCATGA
- a CDS encoding universal stress protein encodes MSGPIVVGYTATDAGDDALALGTRLARASGAPLEVVLVLPDESRNAIVPPDAGYVRHLREQAEAWLAGAGEKIADAARHRTHLRYAESFAEGLIAAADELGARCIVVGAANGGIRGRHRLGSVASELLHSSDVPVALAPEGSRLLDPETALTRVTTFVGTRPGADVLLEESVSLATAASVPLRLISIETIDLPAGLDTAAIRVAGSEHADGVLGRAREALPAGLAADAVVARGESIEDAVGAAAWDPGEIAVVGSSRLAQPRRLFLGSTAAKMLHELPVPLLVVPRTRATEGDRR; translated from the coding sequence ATGAGCGGTCCGATCGTCGTCGGCTACACGGCCACCGACGCCGGGGACGACGCCCTCGCCCTCGGCACACGCCTCGCGCGCGCCTCGGGCGCACCGCTCGAGGTCGTGCTCGTCCTCCCCGACGAGTCGCGCAACGCCATCGTGCCGCCCGACGCCGGGTACGTCCGGCACCTGCGCGAGCAGGCGGAGGCGTGGCTGGCGGGAGCGGGCGAGAAGATCGCGGATGCGGCGCGCCACCGCACGCACCTGAGATACGCCGAGTCGTTCGCCGAGGGCCTCATCGCCGCAGCGGACGAGCTCGGTGCCCGTTGCATCGTCGTGGGGGCGGCCAACGGGGGGATCCGGGGCCGGCACCGTCTCGGCAGCGTCGCGAGCGAGCTGTTGCACTCCTCCGACGTGCCGGTCGCGCTGGCCCCGGAGGGGTCGCGGTTGCTGGATCCGGAGACGGCGCTCACCCGCGTCACCACGTTCGTGGGCACCCGACCGGGCGCCGACGTGCTGCTGGAGGAGAGCGTCTCGCTCGCGACGGCGGCATCCGTGCCGCTGCGGCTCATCTCGATCGAGACGATCGACCTGCCCGCCGGACTCGACACCGCCGCGATCCGCGTCGCCGGCTCCGAGCACGCCGACGGCGTGCTGGGCCGGGCCCGGGAAGCACTGCCCGCGGGCCTCGCCGCCGACGCCGTCGTCGCCCGCGGCGAGAGCATCGAAGACGCCGTCGGCGCCGCGGCCTGGGACCCCGGCGAGATCGCCGTCGTCGGATCTTCGCGACTGGCGCAGCCGCGACGCCTGTTCCTCGGTTCCACCGCGGCGAAGATGCTGCACGAGCTGCCCGTGCCGCTCCTCGTCGTGCCCCGTACCCGCGCCACCGAAGGAGATCGACGATGA
- a CDS encoding PucR family transcriptional regulator: MDRAIDRPTVRALLARTDLRLTLATTEDDLGPDALDHPVQWVHSTDLLDPTPFLSEGLVLLTTGTQFVAAPDDAALYDGYVRRLRDRGVAALGFGTEVVRDGIPPLLLAACRRDRMPLFEVPYRTPFIAVARANAETIAAGDYARRSWALAAQRAVSLAALRPDGLSATLAELARQLDAWVGLFDPSGALRREHPTDALDAETRRALESEVGAVLRRGARAGSSLQIGATPFSLQTLGRGGHLRGVIAIAGGALDAEGRAVVTSVIALAGLALEQNDGVARARALLRGGVVHALLAGDVVLARRFGRELWGGLPSAPVVVGIADATPAAADAAAEWLEGRAAEAPGTVLFGRGPHGLVFALAEPAENLAAELADRFGARVGLSSAVSYAVFAQGHDEAWSALRRGGAGVSRFGDVAASGILGALDTDVARLVAASALAPLVDHDRAHGTELVATARAWLENDARLDATATALGVHRHTVRARIGLVERTLNTDLTAFPARAELWAALRVAQG; this comes from the coding sequence GTGGACCGAGCGATCGACCGGCCGACGGTGCGCGCCCTGCTGGCGCGGACCGATCTGCGCCTGACCCTCGCGACGACCGAGGACGATCTCGGACCCGACGCGCTCGACCACCCCGTGCAGTGGGTGCACAGCACCGACCTGCTCGATCCGACGCCGTTCCTCTCGGAGGGACTCGTGCTGCTGACCACGGGCACCCAGTTCGTCGCCGCCCCCGATGACGCCGCCCTGTACGACGGGTACGTCCGGCGGCTGCGCGATCGGGGTGTGGCCGCGCTCGGTTTCGGCACCGAGGTCGTGCGCGACGGCATTCCGCCGCTCCTCCTCGCCGCCTGTCGTCGTGACCGGATGCCGCTGTTCGAGGTGCCCTACCGCACGCCGTTCATCGCCGTGGCGCGCGCGAACGCCGAGACCATCGCCGCCGGCGACTACGCCCGCCGCAGCTGGGCGCTCGCGGCGCAGCGGGCCGTGTCGCTCGCTGCTCTCCGCCCGGACGGCCTCTCGGCGACACTGGCAGAACTCGCCCGCCAGCTCGATGCCTGGGTCGGCCTCTTCGATCCGTCGGGGGCGCTGCGCCGCGAGCATCCGACCGACGCCCTCGACGCCGAGACGCGCCGCGCACTCGAGTCGGAGGTCGGGGCGGTGCTGCGACGGGGGGCGCGCGCGGGCTCGTCGCTGCAGATCGGCGCGACGCCCTTCTCGCTGCAGACCCTCGGCCGCGGCGGGCACCTCCGCGGCGTGATCGCGATCGCCGGCGGCGCGCTCGACGCCGAGGGGCGCGCGGTCGTGACCTCCGTCATCGCCCTCGCCGGGCTCGCGCTCGAGCAGAACGACGGGGTCGCCCGAGCACGGGCGCTGCTGCGCGGAGGAGTGGTCCACGCGCTCCTCGCCGGCGACGTCGTGCTCGCGCGGCGCTTCGGACGGGAGCTGTGGGGCGGGCTCCCCTCGGCGCCGGTCGTCGTCGGGATCGCCGACGCGACACCGGCGGCCGCCGACGCCGCCGCCGAATGGCTGGAAGGACGCGCGGCCGAGGCGCCGGGAACGGTGCTCTTCGGCCGCGGTCCGCACGGGCTCGTCTTCGCGCTGGCAGAGCCGGCCGAGAACCTCGCCGCCGAGCTCGCCGATCGCTTCGGCGCGCGCGTCGGCCTGTCGAGCGCCGTGTCGTACGCGGTGTTCGCGCAGGGGCACGACGAGGCGTGGTCGGCGCTGCGGCGCGGCGGCGCCGGAGTCTCGCGATTCGGCGACGTCGCCGCATCCGGCATCCTCGGCGCCCTCGACACCGACGTCGCCCGGCTGGTCGCCGCATCCGCTCTCGCGCCCCTCGTCGACCACGACCGCGCCCACGGCACGGAACTGGTCGCCACCGCCCGCGCGTGGCTCGAGAACGACGCGCGACTGGATGCGACCGCGACAGCCCTCGGGGTGCACCGCCACACGGTGCGCGCGCGGATCGGGCTGGTCGAGCGCACCCTCAACACCGACCTGACCGCGTTCCCGGCACGCGCGGAGCTGTGGGCGGCGCTGCGGGTCGCGCAGGGCTGA
- a CDS encoding glycoside hydrolase family 3 protein yields the protein MTPASFLHAPDGTRFRDLNGNGVMDPYEDPRLGVEERTADLLGRLSLEEKCGLLFQTVIEVGDEGELLEAPGRISKSATTEVVVGKNMTHFNVHAIRTARQAAEWNNRLQALAETTPHGVPVTISTDPRHAFVENTGVAFSAGPFSQWPEGLGLAALDDVETVREFAEIARREYRAVGIRAALHPQIDLATEPRWGRQAQTFGQDAARVSEFTAAYLAGFQGDRLGPDSVACTTKHFPGGGPQLDGEDAHFPYGREQVYPGGMFDYHLEPFREAIRRGTAAMMPYYGMPVGLERDGVAIEEVGFGYNRQIITGLLREELGYDGVVVTDWELVNDNHVGDQVLPARAWGVEQLSAPERMEKILDAGADQFGGEECVEMLVDLVRAGRVTEARVDASARRILRVKFQLGLFDDPYVDVDEAERIVGSPEFRARGEEAQSRSLTILVNEARDDEPILPLRPVSTVYVEGFRDDDVAELGRVVADPTDADVALVRIAAPSEPRDDLFLEAWFHQGSLEFAPGLVYRLRRIAAACPLVLVVTLDRPAILTPFVGHAAALVADYGSSSAAVIDGLTGRVPPRGRLPIEIPRSMDAVRRSREDVPSDTGDPVFPVHFGLDLTVSRALDLKENAR from the coding sequence ATGACTCCCGCCTCCTTCCTCCACGCCCCCGACGGCACGCGCTTCCGCGATCTCAACGGCAACGGTGTGATGGACCCATACGAAGACCCGCGCCTGGGCGTCGAGGAGCGCACCGCCGACCTCCTCGGGCGGCTCAGCCTCGAAGAGAAGTGCGGTCTGCTCTTCCAGACCGTCATCGAGGTCGGCGACGAGGGCGAGCTGCTCGAGGCGCCGGGTCGCATCTCGAAGTCGGCGACGACGGAGGTCGTCGTCGGCAAGAACATGACCCACTTCAACGTGCACGCCATCCGCACCGCGCGGCAGGCGGCGGAGTGGAACAACCGGCTGCAGGCCCTCGCCGAGACGACCCCTCACGGCGTCCCCGTGACGATCAGCACCGATCCGCGTCACGCCTTCGTCGAGAACACCGGCGTCGCATTCTCGGCCGGCCCCTTCTCGCAGTGGCCCGAAGGGCTGGGCCTGGCCGCTCTCGACGACGTGGAGACCGTCCGCGAGTTCGCCGAGATCGCCCGCCGCGAGTACCGCGCCGTCGGCATCCGCGCGGCTCTGCACCCTCAGATCGACCTGGCCACCGAGCCGCGCTGGGGGCGGCAGGCGCAGACCTTCGGGCAGGATGCTGCGCGGGTCTCGGAGTTCACCGCGGCCTATCTCGCCGGTTTCCAGGGAGACCGCCTCGGCCCCGACAGCGTGGCATGCACCACGAAGCACTTCCCCGGGGGCGGGCCGCAGCTGGACGGCGAGGACGCGCACTTCCCGTACGGCCGCGAGCAGGTCTACCCCGGCGGCATGTTCGACTACCACCTCGAGCCCTTCCGCGAGGCGATCCGTCGCGGCACCGCGGCGATGATGCCCTACTACGGCATGCCCGTGGGGCTCGAGCGCGACGGGGTGGCGATCGAGGAGGTCGGCTTCGGCTACAACCGCCAGATCATCACCGGCCTCCTGCGCGAGGAGCTGGGCTACGACGGGGTCGTGGTCACCGACTGGGAGCTCGTCAATGACAACCACGTGGGCGATCAGGTGCTGCCGGCGCGCGCGTGGGGGGTCGAGCAGCTGTCGGCGCCCGAGCGCATGGAGAAGATCCTCGACGCCGGTGCCGACCAGTTCGGCGGCGAGGAGTGCGTCGAGATGCTCGTCGACCTCGTGCGCGCGGGGCGCGTGACCGAGGCCCGCGTCGATGCGTCGGCGCGCCGCATCCTGCGGGTGAAGTTCCAGCTCGGGCTGTTCGACGACCCGTACGTCGACGTCGACGAGGCCGAGCGCATCGTCGGCAGCCCCGAGTTCCGCGCCCGCGGCGAGGAGGCCCAGTCCCGATCGCTGACGATCCTCGTCAACGAGGCGCGCGACGACGAGCCGATCCTGCCGCTCCGCCCGGTCTCCACGGTGTACGTCGAGGGGTTCCGCGACGACGACGTGGCAGAGCTCGGCCGCGTCGTGGCCGATCCGACCGACGCCGATGTGGCACTCGTGCGGATCGCCGCACCCTCCGAGCCTCGCGACGACCTCTTCCTCGAGGCGTGGTTCCACCAGGGGTCGCTCGAATTCGCGCCCGGCCTCGTCTACCGGCTGCGCCGGATCGCGGCCGCGTGCCCGCTCGTCCTGGTCGTCACCCTCGATCGCCCGGCGATCCTCACGCCGTTCGTCGGCCACGCGGCCGCGCTCGTCGCCGACTACGGCAGCTCGTCGGCCGCGGTGATCGACGGGCTGACGGGCCGTGTGCCACCGCGCGGGCGCCTGCCGATCGAGATCCCCCGGTCGATGGATGCCGTGCGCCGTTCCCGCGAGGATGTACCGTCGGACACCGGTGACCCCGTCTTCCCCGTCCACTTCGGACTTGATCTGACGGTGTCGCGAGCCCTCGACCTGAAGGAGAACGCCCGCTGA
- a CDS encoding APC family permease: MTAPEGTPLAPATGAEAGGLSGKGLSAGTVGLIGAIVIGISCIAPAYTLTAALGPTASEVGVQVPAIILVGFIPMLLVAFGYRELNNRMPDSGTSFTWASRAFGPWIGWMAGWGLIAATVIVLSNLAGIAVDFLFLLIAQITNNAEIADIAANPVVNVIVCLLFVLGATFVSYRDMQTTQKLQYVLVGFQVIVLVVFAVAAIVHVASGNAFDATPIDWSWFNPFAVSSFSAFAAGLSLSIFIFWGWDVTLTMNEETKDPDKTPGRAATITVITIVVLYLLLSIALIMFAGVGTGELGLGNSDISDNVFFHLSGPIMGPLAFLVSLAVLTSSAASLQSTFVSPARTLLAMGHYGALPPKFATVSPRFFTPGYATIAAAIVASVFYAVMRFVSVSVLTDTILTLGMMICFYYGLTAFACVWYFRKQWFDSVRNVFFTFLFPLVGGVILAVLFVTTLIDSMDPEYGSGSSVFGVGLVFVLGVTIIALGIVIMVWQAIRRPAFFKGETLSLDAPPSARRRRQTAANRSEKP; encoded by the coding sequence ATGACCGCTCCAGAAGGCACCCCGCTCGCTCCCGCCACCGGCGCCGAGGCCGGCGGCCTCTCCGGCAAGGGGCTCTCGGCCGGGACGGTGGGCCTCATCGGCGCCATCGTGATCGGTATCTCGTGCATCGCGCCGGCCTACACGCTGACCGCGGCGCTCGGTCCGACGGCGTCGGAGGTCGGCGTGCAGGTGCCCGCGATCATCCTCGTGGGCTTCATCCCGATGCTGCTCGTCGCCTTCGGCTACCGCGAGCTGAACAACCGCATGCCCGACTCGGGCACCTCGTTCACGTGGGCCTCGCGCGCGTTCGGGCCGTGGATCGGCTGGATGGCGGGCTGGGGCCTGATCGCGGCGACCGTGATCGTGCTGTCGAACCTCGCCGGCATCGCGGTCGACTTCCTATTCCTCCTCATCGCGCAGATCACCAACAACGCCGAGATCGCCGATATCGCCGCGAACCCCGTGGTCAACGTGATCGTCTGCCTGCTGTTCGTCCTGGGCGCGACCTTCGTCTCGTACCGCGACATGCAGACCACGCAGAAGCTGCAGTACGTGCTCGTCGGGTTCCAGGTGATCGTGCTCGTCGTCTTCGCCGTCGCCGCGATCGTGCACGTCGCGTCCGGCAACGCGTTCGACGCCACCCCGATCGACTGGAGCTGGTTCAACCCGTTCGCGGTGTCGTCGTTCAGCGCCTTCGCCGCGGGGCTCTCGCTGTCGATCTTCATCTTCTGGGGGTGGGACGTCACGCTCACCATGAACGAGGAGACGAAAGACCCCGACAAGACGCCCGGACGCGCGGCGACCATCACCGTCATCACGATCGTGGTGCTCTACCTGCTCCTGTCGATCGCGCTCATCATGTTCGCGGGCGTCGGCACGGGTGAGCTGGGGCTCGGCAACTCCGACATCAGCGACAACGTGTTCTTCCACCTGTCGGGGCCGATCATGGGGCCGCTGGCCTTCCTCGTCTCGCTCGCGGTGCTCACGAGCTCGGCGGCCTCGCTCCAGTCGACCTTCGTCTCTCCCGCCCGCACCCTCCTCGCGATGGGGCACTACGGAGCACTCCCGCCCAAGTTCGCCACGGTCAGCCCACGGTTCTTCACGCCGGGGTACGCCACGATCGCGGCGGCCATCGTCGCATCCGTCTTCTACGCGGTCATGCGCTTCGTATCGGTCAGCGTCTTGACCGACACGATCCTGACGCTCGGCATGATGATCTGCTTCTACTACGGCCTGACGGCTTTCGCGTGCGTCTGGTACTTCCGCAAGCAGTGGTTCGACTCGGTGCGCAACGTCTTCTTCACGTTCCTCTTCCCGCTGGTGGGCGGAGTGATCCTCGCCGTGCTGTTCGTGACGACGCTGATCGACAGCATGGACCCCGAGTACGGCAGCGGCTCGTCGGTCTTCGGCGTCGGGCTCGTGTTCGTGCTGGGCGTGACCATCATCGCTCTCGGCATCGTCATCATGGTGTGGCAGGCGATACGTCGTCCCGCCTTCTTCAAGGGCGAGACGCTCTCGCTCGACGCCCCGCCGAGCGCTCGTCGCCGGCGTCAGACCGCAGCCAACCGATCGGAGAAGCCATGA
- the gabT gene encoding 4-aminobutyrate--2-oxoglutarate transaminase, giving the protein MSLTDHAPLVGGPSLPQERRLVTPIPGPASQELLARKAAAVASGVGHTVPIHAVAAGGGVVVDADGNSLIDLGSGIAVTTVGNAHPAVVAAVQAQVAQFTHTCFMISPYESYVAVAEALNRLTPGDHAKKSALFNSGAEAVENAVKIARKATGRQAVVAFDHAYHGRTNLTMALTAKSMPYKSGFGPFASEVYRAPMSYPFRDGLSGADAAAKAISLIEKQIGADNLAAVLIEPIQGEGGFIVPADGFLPALVDWCRANGVVFIADEVQSGFARTGAMFASDLFGIVPDLVTTAKGIAGGLPLAAVTGRTELMDAAHAGGLGGTYGGNPIACAAALAAIQAFEDEDLSARARELGEVLVGRLRSIQSSDPRVGDVRGRGAMIAAEFVDPATGQPDAALAGAVAKACIAEGVIVLTCGTYGNVIRFLPPLSIPDHLLGEGLDVVAAALAAA; this is encoded by the coding sequence ATGAGCCTCACCGATCACGCCCCCCTCGTCGGCGGCCCGTCGCTTCCGCAGGAGCGCCGGCTCGTCACCCCCATCCCCGGACCCGCCTCGCAGGAGCTGCTGGCGCGCAAGGCCGCGGCCGTCGCATCCGGGGTCGGGCACACGGTGCCGATCCACGCGGTGGCCGCCGGTGGTGGTGTGGTCGTCGACGCCGACGGCAACTCGCTCATCGACCTCGGTTCCGGCATCGCCGTCACCACGGTCGGCAACGCGCACCCCGCGGTCGTCGCGGCCGTGCAGGCGCAGGTCGCGCAGTTCACCCACACGTGCTTCATGATCTCTCCGTACGAGTCGTACGTGGCCGTGGCCGAGGCGCTCAACCGCCTCACCCCCGGCGACCACGCGAAGAAGAGCGCCCTGTTCAACTCGGGTGCCGAGGCCGTCGAGAACGCGGTGAAGATCGCCCGCAAGGCCACCGGACGCCAGGCCGTCGTCGCCTTCGACCACGCCTACCACGGGCGCACGAACCTCACGATGGCCCTGACGGCGAAGAGCATGCCGTACAAGAGCGGGTTCGGCCCGTTCGCCTCCGAGGTGTACCGCGCACCGATGTCGTACCCGTTCCGCGACGGACTGAGCGGGGCGGATGCGGCGGCCAAGGCCATCTCGCTCATCGAGAAGCAGATCGGCGCCGACAACCTCGCCGCCGTGCTCATCGAGCCCATCCAGGGCGAAGGCGGCTTCATCGTCCCCGCCGACGGATTCCTCCCCGCACTGGTCGACTGGTGCCGCGCGAACGGCGTCGTCTTCATCGCCGACGAGGTGCAGTCGGGATTCGCCCGCACCGGCGCGATGTTCGCCAGCGACCTCTTCGGCATCGTCCCCGACCTCGTCACCACCGCGAAGGGCATCGCCGGCGGTCTCCCGCTCGCGGCGGTCACCGGGCGCACCGAGCTGATGGACGCCGCCCACGCCGGCGGCCTCGGGGGCACCTACGGCGGCAACCCGATCGCCTGCGCCGCCGCGCTCGCCGCCATCCAGGCGTTTGAGGACGAAGACCTCTCGGCCCGGGCGCGCGAGCTCGGCGAGGTTCTCGTCGGGCGACTGCGCAGCATCCAGTCGTCCGATCCGCGCGTCGGCGACGTGCGCGGGCGCGGCGCCATGATCGCCGCGGAGTTCGTCGACCCGGCCACCGGCCAGCCCGACGCCGCACTCGCCGGGGCGGTGGCGAAGGCGTGCATCGCGGAGGGCGTGATCGTGCTCACCTGCGGCACGTACGGCAACGTGATCCGCTTCCTCCCGCCCCTGTCGATCCCCGACCATCTGCTCGGCGAGGGCCTCGACGTCGTCGCGGCCGCCCTCGCCGCCGCATAG
- a CDS encoding LacI family DNA-binding transcriptional regulator codes for MSDGEASRRPTVYDVAEAAQVSIASVSFAFRRPDKLSDGTRQRVLDAARRLGYAPSAAARGLARGRTGTLGLHAFDLLLERADPLSETRPLVGLQSPRLDTDSVIEWGETDDDVLADPRAFPLYVDEVQRGFELECWSLGRPVMLSSGSSSDVSVADTAGRVDGLAIFPSPQTAPTLARYAPTIPIVLFSVAPADDPHHRVRVDNARGMSDLVDHLVDAHGVDDVAFVGRPEASDTVERFAGLVAASEARGIRSRLDPVDATVRGDDELVPQLRAMIAEGRMPRALVCATDQHAFATMDALAAEGLRVPDDVIVTGFDGTLAARLTDPPLTTVRQPMEAMGRAAARILAGTAGAAPADGRPFDVVFAPRLVVRATCGCR; via the coding sequence ATGAGCGATGGGGAGGCGAGCCGCCGGCCGACGGTGTACGACGTGGCCGAGGCTGCTCAGGTCTCCATCGCCTCGGTCTCGTTCGCCTTCCGTCGCCCCGACAAGCTCAGCGACGGAACGCGCCAGCGCGTTCTCGACGCGGCGCGGAGGCTGGGCTACGCCCCGAGTGCGGCGGCGCGCGGGCTCGCGCGCGGCCGCACCGGCACGCTCGGCCTCCACGCGTTCGATCTGCTGCTGGAGCGCGCCGACCCGCTCTCCGAGACGAGGCCGCTCGTGGGGTTGCAGAGCCCTCGCCTCGACACCGACAGCGTGATCGAGTGGGGCGAGACCGACGACGACGTGCTCGCCGACCCGCGGGCATTCCCGCTGTACGTCGACGAGGTGCAGCGCGGCTTCGAGCTCGAGTGCTGGTCGCTCGGGCGACCGGTGATGCTCAGCAGCGGGTCGAGCAGCGACGTCTCGGTCGCCGACACCGCCGGGCGCGTCGACGGCCTCGCGATCTTCCCCTCGCCCCAGACCGCACCGACCCTGGCCCGGTACGCCCCGACGATCCCGATCGTGCTCTTCAGCGTCGCTCCGGCCGACGATCCGCACCACCGGGTGCGTGTCGATAACGCCCGCGGGATGAGCGACCTCGTCGACCACCTCGTCGACGCGCACGGTGTCGACGACGTCGCCTTCGTGGGGCGCCCCGAGGCCTCCGACACCGTCGAACGCTTCGCGGGCCTCGTCGCGGCATCCGAGGCGCGCGGCATCCGTTCCCGTCTCGACCCGGTCGACGCGACCGTCCGCGGCGACGATGAGCTCGTGCCGCAGTTGCGCGCGATGATCGCCGAGGGGCGGATGCCGCGTGCTCTGGTGTGCGCGACCGACCAGCACGCCTTCGCCACGATGGACGCACTGGCGGCCGAGGGCCTGCGCGTGCCCGACGACGTCATCGTGACCGGCTTCGACGGCACGCTCGCCGCCCGCCTCACCGACCCCCCGCTGACCACCGTGCGCCAACCCATGGAGGCCATGGGCCGTGCCGCCGCGCGCATCCTGGCCGGCACAGCCGGGGCAGCTCCCGCAGACGGCCGCCCGTTCGACGTCGTCTTCGCGCCGCGTCTGGTCGTGCGCGCGACCTGCGGCTGCCGCTAG
- a CDS encoding carbohydrate ABC transporter permease — MALTTAAAPAALTPEEPSRPPRRPQRRGMSGRVLTYTVLVVGLLVWLVPFAWMLLGSVKTQREILQRPPTWWPQEFTWDNFAAWFGELDFGQFFGNSVLVALFTVLGNLVFCSMVGYALAKMDFPGKRALFLVVMLTLMVPGVVTFVPLFVMVSSLGLVNSYAALILPFVTTPLGVFLMRQFMLGIPDSLLEAARIDGAGEFRVFARIVMPLCGPPLATLGILTFLASWNNFLWPLVAAQSEGMYTLPVALSLYSTGQNATDYGLLLAGSVLVIAPIILLFVFLQRYFIQGIASTGLK, encoded by the coding sequence ATGGCTCTCACCACTGCGGCAGCCCCCGCCGCACTCACGCCCGAAGAACCCTCTCGTCCGCCGCGGCGCCCCCAGCGGCGCGGGATGTCGGGTCGCGTCCTCACCTACACGGTGCTGGTCGTCGGCCTGCTGGTCTGGTTGGTGCCGTTCGCCTGGATGCTGCTGGGCTCGGTCAAGACGCAACGCGAGATCCTGCAGCGCCCGCCCACCTGGTGGCCGCAGGAGTTCACGTGGGACAACTTCGCCGCCTGGTTCGGCGAGCTCGACTTCGGCCAGTTCTTCGGCAACAGCGTGCTGGTCGCGCTGTTCACCGTGCTCGGCAATCTCGTGTTCTGCTCGATGGTCGGCTACGCGCTCGCCAAGATGGACTTCCCCGGGAAGCGCGCGCTGTTCCTCGTCGTCATGCTGACGCTCATGGTTCCGGGCGTCGTCACGTTCGTGCCGCTGTTCGTCATGGTGTCCTCGCTCGGACTGGTCAACAGCTATGCCGCGCTCATCCTGCCGTTCGTCACCACCCCGCTGGGCGTCTTCCTCATGCGGCAGTTCATGCTCGGCATCCCCGATTCGCTCCTCGAGGCCGCGCGCATCGACGGCGCGGGGGAGTTCCGCGTGTTCGCCCGCATCGTGATGCCGCTGTGCGGGCCGCCGCTCGCGACCCTCGGCATCCTCACGTTCCTGGCGTCGTGGAACAACTTCCTGTGGCCGCTGGTCGCCGCGCAGAGCGAGGGCATGTACACCCTGCCCGTCGCGCTGTCGCTGTACTCGACCGGGCAGAACGCGACCGATTACGGGCTCCTGCTCGCCGGCTCCGTGCTGGTGATCGCCCCGATCATCCTGCTGTTCGTGTTCCTCCAGCGCTACTTCATCCAGGGCATCGCCTCGACGGGCCTGAAATGA